A window from Chrysemys picta bellii isolate R12L10 chromosome 20, ASM1138683v2, whole genome shotgun sequence encodes these proteins:
- the LOC101936590 gene encoding phospholipase A2 inhibitor and Ly6/PLAUR domain-containing protein-like isoform X2, with protein MDVRLVLCLLWALLATANARPSSCYRRLPGDSSREERSCSSGADACIAVHEENSYGGEVHRGISQLCVLSRLSLEGDLDFEFGGGVYVRIHSEICRETNCNTGEIRERSRLSTLPNGRQCPSCFAMGSPRCLQNDILHCQGGANQCVDVVGMLSERGIEIPFAGRGCATKDVAKIKPGFPLVSGVYIYQIKKIQLSPAPWVETVDGF; from the exons ATGGACGTTCGTCTTGTCTTGTGTCTCCTCTGGGCTCTCCTAGCTACGGCCAACG CACGTCCTTCCAGCTGTTACCGGAGACTCCCCGGGGACAGCAGCCGCGAAGAGAGGAGCTGTAGCAGTGGGGCAGATGCTTGCATCGCTGTTCATGAAGAGAACAGCTACG gggGCGAGGTGCACAGGGGCATCTCACAGTTATGCGTCCTCAGCCGGTTGAGCCTGGAGGGTGACCTGGACTTCGAATTCGGGGGCGGCGTCTACGTGAGGATCCACTCTGAGATCTGCAGAGAGACCAACTGCAACACGGGGGAGATAAGGGAAC GCTCCAGACTCAGCACCTTGCCCAACGGAAGACAGTGCCCGTCGTGCTTTGCCATGGGATCCCCCCGCTGCCTCCAGAACGACATCCTGCACTGCCAGGGGGGCGCCAACCAGTGCGTCGACGTCGTTGGGATGCTGTCAGAAA GAGGCATCGAAATCCCTTTTGCGGGAAGAGGATGTGCCACCAAGGATGTGGCCAAGATCAAACCCGGGTTCCCCCTGGTGTCGGGCGTATACATCTATCAAATCAAGAAGATCCAGTTAAGCCCGGCCCCCTGGGTGGAGACTGTGGATGGCTTCTGA
- the LOC101936590 gene encoding phospholipase A2 inhibitor and Ly6/PLAUR domain-containing protein-like isoform X1, protein MDVRLVLCLLWALLATANGVWSRPSSCYRRLPGDSSREERSCSSGADACIAVHEENSYGGEVHRGISQLCVLSRLSLEGDLDFEFGGGVYVRIHSEICRETNCNTGEIRERSRLSTLPNGRQCPSCFAMGSPRCLQNDILHCQGGANQCVDVVGMLSERGIEIPFAGRGCATKDVAKIKPGFPLVSGVYIYQIKKIQLSPAPWVETVDGF, encoded by the exons ATGGACGTTCGTCTTGTCTTGTGTCTCCTCTGGGCTCTCCTAGCTACGGCCAACGGTGTGTGGT CACGTCCTTCCAGCTGTTACCGGAGACTCCCCGGGGACAGCAGCCGCGAAGAGAGGAGCTGTAGCAGTGGGGCAGATGCTTGCATCGCTGTTCATGAAGAGAACAGCTACG gggGCGAGGTGCACAGGGGCATCTCACAGTTATGCGTCCTCAGCCGGTTGAGCCTGGAGGGTGACCTGGACTTCGAATTCGGGGGCGGCGTCTACGTGAGGATCCACTCTGAGATCTGCAGAGAGACCAACTGCAACACGGGGGAGATAAGGGAAC GCTCCAGACTCAGCACCTTGCCCAACGGAAGACAGTGCCCGTCGTGCTTTGCCATGGGATCCCCCCGCTGCCTCCAGAACGACATCCTGCACTGCCAGGGGGGCGCCAACCAGTGCGTCGACGTCGTTGGGATGCTGTCAGAAA GAGGCATCGAAATCCCTTTTGCGGGAAGAGGATGTGCCACCAAGGATGTGGCCAAGATCAAACCCGGGTTCCCCCTGGTGTCGGGCGTATACATCTATCAAATCAAGAAGATCCAGTTAAGCCCGGCCCCCTGGGTGGAGACTGTGGATGGCTTCTGA